A region of the Leeuwenhoekiella sp. MAR_2009_132 genome:
TATCTCCCGGCTCATAATCTGCACCGTTGTCATTGTAACGTGCAAGCTCAGCTGCATCTGCAGTTTGCCAAATACCTATTTTTTTGAAATCGTAAATAGCACCTACTGGCTGGCCTATAAAATAGCCGTTATTAATATCATCATCTTTACTTCCGTCAACCAGTGATACAATTTCAGTACGGCTTGAGGTAAAAGTTAAGTCAGATGTCCATCTAAAATCAGGACTTTCAATATTTACCGTAGAAAGCGCCAGTTCAACTCCTGTATTCTTGGTTTTTCCGGCGTTGACTGTAATCGTACCGTAACCCGTAACCGAGTTTGGCGTTTTATTTAAAAGAATATCATCGGTATTTGCTACATAATATTCAATAGAACCTGTAATTCTATTGTTTAGAAAACCATAATCTAATCCCAGGTTAATTTGTTGTGTATGTTCCCAACCTAAATTTCTATTGGGCAAGCTTCCCTGATCTGTACCTTTAGGATCCCCTACGACATAACCGGGTGCTGCAATAGAACCAAATATATACGGAAGCCTAACCAGTCCTCCAGAAGTCGAGTAGGGGCAACAGCCTGATTACCTACTTCACCATAACCCAGTCGTAATTTAAACTGATTGATCCAGTCTATATCTTTCATAAAATCTTCCTGCTCCATTTTCCAACCTAAAGCCAATGATGGAAAGAAATCCCATTTATTACCTTCACTTAATACGGAAGCAGCATCTGCACGACCGGTTACCGTTAAGAGGTATTTGTCTAGAAGGCCGTAATTTAAACGAGCCATATACGAGGTAAGTGTACGTTTAGTATAACTAGACCCCCAGCCATCAAGAGCTCCACGGTTTGTTGAGCCCAGGTTGTACCATAACTGACTATCATACGGTAAATCTGAAGCAGTCATATCATTACTTTCGCCGGTAACACGTGACGAACTTTGTAGCAGGGTAACCCCTACATTGTGTAAATCATTAAAGTTTTTATTGTAGTACAGTAGGTTTTCAAGCGTCCAGGATACACTCTCGCTGGTTGAGTAGCGTGCATAATTTGTAGAAGAAGAACTGCCACCACCTCGTAAACTTGATTCCGCACTTTGAAACTGACCATTTCTAAAATTACGAATATCGGGACCAAAGATGGTCTTAAACCTTAAGCCTTCAGCTAATTTTAATTCCGCAAAAAAGCTGCCAAACATACGTGCAGTTTTACGCTCGTTGATCACTTCACCAATATCGCGTATTGGGTTTATGATA
Encoded here:
- a CDS encoding TonB-dependent receptor domain-containing protein, translating into MVRLPYIFGSIAAPGYVVGDPKGTDQGSLPNRNLGWEHTQQINLGLDYGFLNNRITGSIEYYVANTDDILLNKTPNSVTGYGTITVNAGKTKNTGVELALSTVNIESPDFRWTSDLTFTSSRTEIVSLVDGSKDDDINNGYFIGQPVGAIYDFKKIGIWQTADAAELARYNDNGADYEPGDIRVQDVNNDGIIDPTNDRQIIGNGNPEWIGGLINTFSYKNWDLSAFLYSEWGATIRGGAVDLQGQYVHRAVDYWTPNNPTNAYPRPNYNNGGQPLFFSSMNYQDGSFIKLRYVSLGYNFEKNYIEKIGLSNLKIYAQAINPWLYSKADFLDPDSSFQNGGSNNSASSITTNSFVVGLNVTF